One Halanaerobium hydrogeniformans genomic window, TTTGATAATGATCTCGATAAAATTGGTAATGTGATCAATGACCGGGAGGTTAAAAGTGTCCAGGATATGCCTGGGAAAGTAGAAAAAAATAATATAAAATTGGGAATAATCTCTGTTCCTGCTGATGCAGCTCAGACAGTAGCAGATTTGATGGTAGAAGCTGGAATAAAAGCGATCTGGAATTTTGCTCCAACCAGGCTCTATGTTCCTGAAGATGTATCGGTTAAAAATGAAGATCTGGCAGTTGGAATAGTTTCTTTGATTTATCATTTAAGCTGGCAGGAAGAAATGGATGTGTAAACTTTGAAGGTAGAAACAGCGGTTTTAGCAAGCGGCAGTGATGGTAATTCAACATATATCAGGGCCGGCAAATTTTCGGTTTTGATTGATGCCGGTTTAAGTGGTAAAGAACTTGAAAGAAGGATGAACTCCTTAGGGATTGATCCTACTTCAATAGATGCTTTATTAATAACTCATGAACATAATGATCACATAAAAGGGGTAGGTGTTCTATCCCGCCGCTATAATATCCCCATTTTTGCCAACCAGGGAACCTGGTCCGGAGCAGAAAAAAAGCTCGGCAAAATAAAAAAAGAGAACAGACGAGTTTTTAAAGGGGATTTTATGATCGGAGATCTGGGCTTTATCCCTTATCAGGTTTCTCATGATGCAGAAGATCCGGTTGGATATATCTGCCGTGCGGCTGATAAGAAAATAGTGCTGGCAACAGATACAGGAGTTCTGGCAGCAGAAACAGCAGCCAAACTCAAGGGGGCTGACCTTTTTATACTTGAATCCAATCATGATTTAGAGATGCTGATGACAGGTAGTTATCCCTATTTTTTAAAAAACAGGATCAAAAGTGATGATG contains:
- a CDS encoding MBL fold metallo-hydrolase, whose protein sequence is MKVETAVLASGSDGNSTYIRAGKFSVLIDAGLSGKELERRMNSLGIDPTSIDALLITHEHNDHIKGVGVLSRRYNIPIFANQGTWSGAEKKLGKIKKENRRVFKGDFMIGDLGFIPYQVSHDAEDPVGYICRAADKKIVLATDTGVLAAETAAKLKGADLFILESNHDLEMLMTGSYPYFLKNRIKSDDGHLSNDAAAKLLPELLGDNFPTVILAHLSKENNNPRVAYITVNNVLREAGFEVDRDLRMGCADQDKTTPLFRVDKKCRPVKKKSAGDF